TCGGCACACTCGTCGCTTTGGTTGTTATTTTTGGAAAGATCTACGCCACAGCCAATCATGTTCCTATCGGTCATTTTTAGGGTCTTTTGCTTCCAGACGGGGGATATGATCAATTATCCCCCGCTTTCTTCCTTATGAGTTTCCCTCGTTATTCCTGAATACATCACACTTTCATCCAATCCGAATGTTTCAGTATGTGTTTCAGATTGTTTCACATTGTCAGGATGGGAAGAATCCTCCTCATCAAATTTTTTTTCCAGCCCCTCTTCAGGGTTTTCATGAACTTGTTCTCTTTCATCCTTGGGCTTGTAATCCAGATGTTGTGTTTCGCTTTCTTGATTCTCTAGTTTATTCTCTAAAGGACTTTCTTCGCTGCTGGAATGCCCTTCAACAGATTCCTGTATTTCATCCCCCAAAATATTGAATCCGCTTTGAATACGCTCCCATGCATTTTTCGCTGCATGAACAGACGCGCCTCTTTTTGTCGTCCCTTCGGCTTCCCCCAATTGCTTGCCTTTCAGGAAGACGCCAAGCCTAAAGCGCCTTTGGTGAGCAGGGCCAATCTCTTCCAGGACTTGGTAGACGGGGAGTTCTTCAGCTTTTGACTGACACCATTTCTGAAGCAAAAGTTTGAAATTCAGACTTCCGGCCCTTGGAGGAGCGGGTTGTGCGGCAATAACTGAAGAAACGGGCCCACTGGAAGAATCTCGTACCTCTCTCAAATTTTCGATTTTTTGTACAATTTCGATGAGTGGTTGGGTAAACCAAGGGATAAGAACCTGTCTGCATGTTTCGAGGCCATATTCAAGATATATCGCTGCAGCCAGAGATTCAAAGGTGTCTGCCAACAAGGACGAATTTTCCCTGTCACCCGAGGAATGGCTGCCCTTACCGAGTATCATGTAGGAGCCCAAATCCATCCTTCTTGCTATCGATGCGAGCGTCTGGGTGCTGACGATCCCCGAAAAAATCTGCCCGATATCTCCTTCTGAAGCAGATGGCCATGTGTTGAGAAGATACTCGCTCACGATCAACCCTATGACCCTGTCCCCGAGGAATTCCAGACGTTCATAATTGGGGATCGGTGTCTTCCGGCCTCTTTCATGGGAGGCGGACCGATGCGTTAACGCTTCTTCAATGCGCATCGTCGGTTTAAATGGTAAACCCAGTATTCGTATCAGATGCTCTGGAGCTCTTGGAAGGTTTTTCGCCCTGTATTCGAACAAAGCCCCCCCTTTCATCACAAAAGTGCCTCTCCTTCATTTGCGAGAGACCCTTCAACCGATTTTAGACGGAGACTTGGGAGTTTGAGGCCATATCCGAGCAAACCCGATGATATCAAAAAAGGATATCGAAAAGAGGATCGTTTGTTCTCCCGAATAATGCCTGATACCCTTCCATCCCCACACATTTTTAATAAAGATTCATCTCATCACTGTATTCTTCCAATGCAAAACTCCTTGGCGATAAACCTTCATCAGGGAGTTCTCAGGAAGTCGCATTCTCTCATTAACAATAAGTATTTGCAAATTCCCAGGTCCTATTGTTTTTTGTTAAAAATCATTATGATCAAAGATTAGGGTTTTCAGAAAAGATTCATTTTTTGGGAGAATGGAAAGATCGTAACAAATAATTGCATTCAAACGTGCGTTCAATACGCAATAGGAGAGCTTCAAGTTTTCTTGATTTCATTCTTCAATGATCTAGATTTAAATCAAAACCTATTTCATTGAAACTTCCCCTGGCAACATACCTTCGATTTCAAGAGAAAGAATTCGGTCAAACGGAATTTCAAGTTTTTCTCCGAGATGCTCTCCAATAAGACTGACGGCATTTGCATTGAGCGGTTCCAGAATAATAGGATCTGTTTCCTGGAGACCTCTTGAAAAATCAGCCAGAACAGAAATCTTTTTCTTTTTCTGAAAAGCACATTGTACAACATCTTTGAAATAACGGTGTGCCGGATAGCCTCCCCATAAACAAAACAGACGCATCACTCCTTCGTCAAACGTTCCCGGTAACGATTCGAGTAAATTCGATAAGATCTTTTCCAGTGTCTCCAAATCTCCCATAGCCCTGTGGGGACTTTCGTTCAAAATTCCCATATGTTTCGCGATTTCACCTAGACGATAGCTTGATAGCTCAGGTAACATTTTACGTGACAGGGGCAAGGTATCAATCCCCATGTTTCCGAGAGGTATACGATTGGCAAGAATCAATTCCCGATTCACCATACCGACGTCAAATGCTAAATTGTGCGCCACCAATATTGATCCCTGAAAATCCTCCTTGATACTTTTCCAGACATCTTCAAACCCAGGGGCATCTTTCAGCATTTCGGTTGTAATTCCATTGATTTTGCTGATGTTGTCCGGAACAACATCAACAGTCTTGATCAACGTCGAGTTTTTACGAAGCAGTTTTCCGTTTTCCCAGGTACTGAATCCAAGTTCTATGATTCTTGCACGGGAATCTCTTAACAAACCAGTCGTTTCAACATCCAAGAATGTAATTTTCAAGACATTTCCTCTTCGGGTTCAAGTATCCCGGACCCAAGAACCATTTGTTCATCGTCGTAAAAGACTGCAATTTGCCCCGGAGTTACCCCATCATTTTCATTCGACAGCTCAAAACGCAAATCTCCCTTCTCAATACAAGGGACAGCCTCCATGACCGATCGGAACTTAACGAAAAGATTTCCAGTTATTTTTTTTTGAAACAGGGGCCCCAGAGGATCCCGGATTCGGAAGTTTCGATTGAGAATATCTTTTTTGCTTCCCATAATAACGACTTTGTTTTGGACATCGACTTTTTTCACATATATTCTTTCAGAGTTTGCTACCCCGATGCCTTTCCGCTGCCCTTTTGTCAAACCAATACCTGTTGGTATCTCTCCGATTTTTTCCCCATTGATATCAGTAACGTTCCAGTTTCCCGAAGAATGGGCCTCTTCTTCTCTCTTCAAAAACGAGGTGACATTTTTTGCGGACAGAAAACAGGCTTCCATATTCTCAACCATTTCTTCTACGGGAATTTTTTTACTCCGAGCAAATTCACGGACCTTGTCTTTTGTCCAGTGTCCTAATGGAAATAGCACCTTTCTTAACACATGTTCCGGAACTCTGGACAAAAAATACGATTGGTCCTTTTTCCGATCCAATGCCTGGGCTATTCCCCATAGCCGATTTCGGACCGAATAGTGATTCCTCGCATAATGCCCTGTTGCGACGTAGGAAATTTTTTGTTGTTCTGCCCAGTCGATCAACGTTTTTATTTTTATTTCTGCATTACAATCTGTACACGGATTGGGTGTGACTCCGTTGTGGTAACCCTCCCTAAACACATCGACAATTTTTTTCTGAAAATTCTGTTTTTGATCGATTCGAACATAGGGGATATGCAAATATTCTTCACAGAGAAACTTGACCATGGGCAGGTGACAACATGCTCGTTCAAACCAGGGCTTTTCTCTCTCGTCTCCTGATTGTCCCCCTGCTGAATTTTCAGACCAAATTTCGACAATTGCTCCATAAACGTCGAACCCTGCCTCTTTCAGCAATAATGCCGAAACGGTCGAATCAATTCCCCCACTTAATCCCACAAGCACCCTTGGTTTCATTTTTGCTTCAAACTTTCGTTTGTTGATACTTCTTCCGAAGCGGTAAAACCGGTTTCCATTCGACAGTTCCCGTTAAAGATCACCCCTTCCTCGATACTCAACACAGGCGTTTTTATATCTGCATGTACATTCGAGGGTTTTACAAGCTGCACCGCTTCCGTGGATTCTATCGTACCCGTAACATTTCCTCCGCAGATGACTTTTTGGACTTTAATATCACCTTTTATATTTGCACCTTCTCCTACGATAAGAACATCTTTTGAGTGGATTTCTCCTTCAAGCTTTCCATCAATTCTGACCGTTCCCTCAAAATGGAGATACCCCTTAAAGTAAGTTTCCTTTCCCAAAAAAGCGATGATGTTATTCTGTCTCGAATCATTGTGCATCGGCTTCATTCATTTCCTCCTGTCATGATTTTCCCGGGTTATCCGATTCTGAAAGCTGATGAATAAGCCGCATCAAATCTTCTTCGTTTTCAAGAATAAAAGCGAAACGAATTTTTTTTCCAGTTCGGGCAATACTGACCGGTCTTGAGAAATAATGTGTCAATTTCTCTTTTCCTTTCTCGGCCCACACTGGATAACCGTTCTTTTCTTTTTTGGTCGAAATTCTCTGTTCCAAGTCTCGGACAGACATTTTTTTCTGGACAATTTCTTCTGCCAAAGAACTTAATTCCTTCGGGTCCTTCACTCCCAGTAGAACTTTAGCGTGACCCAGACTGATCACTCCATTCTCAATCTTTTGAATTGTTTCGGAAGAAAGTGTCAGGATTCGAAGAAAATTTGCCACTGTTGATCTTTTCATTCCAAGATTCTGGGCAAGTTTTTCTTGCGTCCAGTGAAATTCTTCAATCAATCTGTTAAACCCTTCTGCAATTTCAACCGGGTTTAAATCGGTTCTCTGAAGATTTTCAATGAGCGCCAATTCGAGCAGATCTTTATCCGTTACAGATCTTTCGATCGCTGGAATTGCTTCCCACTCCAGCATTTTTGCCGCACGAAGCCGTCGCTCGCCGGAAATCAATATATATTCTCCTGATTCCCTGTCTCCTTTTTTCCGGCTGACGACGATAGGCTGTAACAATCCATGATTTAACAAGGATTGTGCCATTTCTTTTATCTCTTCTTCTCGAAATATCTTCCGTGGCTGATAAGGATTGACTGTAATGGATGCACACGGAATCAGATAAACCTCATCTTTTTTTTCCGGACCGTCCGATTCAAATAACGAATCAAGCCCCCTTCCCAATCCATGTTTAGCCATATGCAAGAATCTCCCTGGCAAGGTGCAGATAGGACTGTGCTCCCTTGGAAAGGGCATCATGGAGCAAGACGGGCTTTCCATAGCTGGGAGCCTCCCCAAGAGTTACATTTCGAGGGATGACGCTTTTGAAGACCAATTCCGGAAAATGATCCCGCAAATCTTCCAAAACTTGATTCGATAATTTATTTCTTTTGTCATACATCGTCGGGAGAATCCCCTCTACTTCCAGATCTGGATTCCATTGCTTCCTGACCCTTTCAATCGTTTTCAATAAATGAGACAACCCTTCCAGGGCAAAAAACTCACACTGCACTGGAATCAGAATTGAGCTTGCACTGACGAGTGCATTAAGCGTGATGTAACCAAGTGAGGGGGGGCAGTCAAGCAAGATATACTGAAACTGCTCAAAATACGGATCCGTCAATTTTTCCCGGAGAAGCCCTTGGGATCCTTTTATTGATGCCGCTTCCGACTCAAACCCTGCCATGTTCAACGATCCCGGAAGAACATACAAGTACTTGAGATGCGCTTCTATGACTGCATCTTCAGCAACTTTGCTTCCAATTAAAAAATCATACGCACTGGGCGTTGATTTTGTTGCGTTCACCCCTAAACCACTGGTGGAGTTTCCCTGCGGGTCTAGATCAATAACCAGGACTTTTTTTTCTTCGACTGCCATCGATGCTGCCAGATTAATAGTCGTCGTCGTTTTTCCGACCCCACCCTTCTGGTTCGCTACTGCCACAATTTTCGCCAAGAAGCCCCCTTTGCTCAAATGTTCCACGTGGAACATTTCACGAGGATCAGACAGTCAGAAGTCCCTCAGACACGGTTATCTTAAAAATGGGAGAGAGAGACCAAGCTTCCGAAGTTATGACATGTTTTCGAATATATTGGCAACCAGGAACGGGGTCCCACTCACCAAATTTTTTAATGTGAAAGGACTTACCCTTATTCTCAGGTCGTGACAATTCTGAAAAAAGAGATTGCATGGAAACTGCTTTCATCCAGATTTCGGTGGAGGAAGGAGCTTGTTGAGCAGTAAGGGCCGATCGGATGTTGTCATAAAACGTGGTGTTTTGAAGATTTAATCTCGATATAACGTATGAGAGAAAGGAAAGTTTTTTTTGTTTTCGCTCAACAAGAGAAATGCGCAGATGAGGGTACAGGATGGAAAATATAATCCCTGGCGAACCGTTTCCTGACCCAAAATCGACGATTGAACAAAGAGAGGATGCCAAACCAAAATAGTGCGCAGCGAGAAGAGGCTCTGTTACCAGATGTTGTCTGATATCTGCTTTTTCTCTGTATCCGGATAATCGAATATGTTGATTCCAGGAAGCGAGAACCTCAACAAATTCAGAAAGACGATTGATTGTTTCGCTGTCAAAATGAAACTGATTGAATACATGAGACTCAAGAGACTCCCCGGTCATTCTCTCACCGAAACTGCCGAAGTTTAGTGCGCAGGGACTCGAGTGCACCGGGGGTCATCCCTCGAATATGCATCGCCTCCCGAAAAGTCCGGGGAGAAGCTTTGACAAGTCTTGTGAAAATTTCTCTCGAGATACCTGGAGGCGGGGAATTCCAAAACCCTTCCGGAATTGGATAATCCTCTCCTTTCAAATCCTGGGTCTTTTTCTCAGAAATACGAATATACCCTTCATATTTAATCTCGGATTCAAAACCGATCTGCCAGAAACGTGGCCAGGAGGCATAAATGTCAGAAAACGAATGCTCAAGGAAATCGTCAAGATGGACATCCGGCTGCTTCAGGGCCTGAAAAAAATTCTTTCCATCTGTGCGGTGTGACTGAAGGATTTTTTTCAACTGGCTGAAGGAATCTCGTTTTTTTTCAAATATCCTCCATTGTGATTCCGGCACCACCCCCAAAGACTGCCCAATAGGTGTCATACGGTCATCCGCATTATGATGACGTATAAGAAGGCGATTTTCAGCCCGGGAAGTAAACATTCTGTAAGGTTCATCCACTCCCTGGGAAACCAGATCATCAATCATGACACCAATATAGGAAAGCGCCCGGTCCGGAATCCAGGGCATCTTTCCTTTCGCCAGCAAACCGGCATTGATTCCCGCGACAAGACCCTGTCCGGCTGCTTCTTCATAACCGGTTGTTCCGTTAATCTGACCGGCAAGAAAGACGTTATCCAGATGGGCCACTTTCAACGAGAGATCCAATTGATCTGGAAAGACAAAATCATATTCGACTGCATAACCAGGGCGAGTTATCTGGGCGTTTTCAAGACCAGGAATCGAATGAACAATCTGTTCCTGGACATCCACTGGAAGGCTCGTGGAAATCCCGTTTGGGTAAAACTCGTCGACACCTGCACCCTCCGGCTCAATAAAGACATGATGGGATTGCCGTTCCGGAAACTTGACAATCTTGTCTTCAATCGACGGACAGTAACGGGGACCAATTCCCTTGATTTTACCGGAATAAAGCGGTGATCGGGATAAATTTTCCCGGATTATGTCAGCGGTTTGATGATTCGTGGAGGTCAAATAACAGGGGTATTGGGGACCATCGAAGAAAAAACTGTTATTATCAGGATTATGGGAAAAAAACACAGGAGGATTGTCTCCTGGTTGGATATCCATACAAGAAAAATCAATTGTTTTCCCGGAAAGACGGGGGGGAGTACCTGTTTTCAAGCGGCCGACGGAAAGCCCAAGGTCTCCCTGAAGACGGGAAGAGAGATGAGATGCGTTTTTCTCTCCACCGCGGCCTCCTTCGACCAGCCTCTCACCAACATGCAATTTGCCAGAAAGAAATGTTCCGGTGGTCAAGACAAACGAACGAGCGAAGATTTCTGTTTCATCATGCAACAAGACGGACGTAACGAGAGAACCTCTCAACTTCCAGCCAACAACTTCTCCCTGCCGGAAAAAAAGATTTGGATAATTTTCGAGTAACAAACGGGCCTGCTGTCGATATCGATACCGATCACATTGTACGCGTAATGCCTGAACGGCATATCCCTTGCGGGTATTCAACATTTTGAATTGAAGACCGGACGCATCGGCCAGCTTGGACATGGCACCGCCCATCGCTTCAATTTCTGCCACAATATGACCTTTGCCAATCCCTCCGACGGAAGGATTGCAGGACATTTGACCAATGAGATCAAGGTGCAATGTCACCAGTAATGTTTCCGAGCCCATGCGGGAAGACGCTGCAGCTGCTTCTATGCCCGCATGCCCTCCACCTATAATGACCACATCCCATATTTTCACAGGGAAATGCCCTTTCTATTTACCGATGCAAAATGACTGAAAAACTCGGTCGTAGATCATCTGATGTGTTACCAGTCCCGATGCAAGCTGGATTTCCTGATTATAACGCTCCAGATCATGCAATAATATTTCCCAGGATCGATTTTCCAGAGAATCTTTCAGACTGACAAGATGCTTTGCCAGGCGATCGAGAAAAAGGTATTGCCTGTGGCTGGACAGAACGCCCTCCATGAGATTGCCTTCCTCTTCACTCTCTTCCTGATAATATGATCGCGCTTTTTCTTCCAAAAAATGATAAAGCCGAGAAATTCCCTTTCTCGTGCGGGAAGAAACCTCGAAATCCGCCTGTCCAATCCCTGCTGGACGAAGATCACATTTGTTCCAGACCCGGAGAATTCCTGACTTTCTTTTTCCAATGACAATTTCTGGATTTGTATTCATCTCCGGTGAGTTTACCCAAAGAATCAGGGACACGTCCTTTGATTCTTTGATCGCCCGTCGGAT
The sequence above is a segment of the Leptospirillum ferriphilum genome. Coding sequences within it:
- a CDS encoding PolC-type DNA polymerase III; its protein translation is MKITFLDVETTGLLRDSRARIIELGFSTWENGKLLRKNSTLIKTVDVVPDNISKINGITTEMLKDAPGFEDVWKSIKEDFQGSILVAHNLAFDVGMVNRELILANRIPLGNMGIDTLPLSRKMLPELSSYRLGEIAKHMGILNESPHRAMGDLETLEKILSNLLESLPGTFDEGVMRLFCLWGGYPAHRYFKDVVQCAFQKKKKISVLADFSRGLQETDPIILEPLNANAVSLIGEHLGEKLEIPFDRILSLEIEGMLPGEVSMK
- a CDS encoding ParB/RepB/Spo0J family partition protein, which gives rise to MAKHGLGRGLDSLFESDGPEKKDEVYLIPCASITVNPYQPRKIFREEEIKEMAQSLLNHGLLQPIVVSRKKGDRESGEYILISGERRLRAAKMLEWEAIPAIERSVTDKDLLELALIENLQRTDLNPVEIAEGFNRLIEEFHWTQEKLAQNLGMKRSTVANFLRILTLSSETIQKIENGVISLGHAKVLLGVKDPKELSSLAEEIVQKKMSVRDLEQRISTKKEKNGYPVWAEKGKEKLTHYFSRPVSIARTGKKIRFAFILENEEDLMRLIHQLSESDNPGKS
- a CDS encoding ParA family protein, whose amino-acid sequence is MAKIVAVANQKGGVGKTTTTINLAASMAVEEKKVLVIDLDPQGNSTSGLGVNATKSTPSAYDFLIGSKVAEDAVIEAHLKYLYVLPGSLNMAGFESEAASIKGSQGLLREKLTDPYFEQFQYILLDCPPSLGYITLNALVSASSILIPVQCEFFALEGLSHLLKTIERVRKQWNPDLEVEGILPTMYDKRNKLSNQVLEDLRDHFPELVFKSVIPRNVTLGEAPSYGKPVLLHDALSKGAQSYLHLAREILAYG
- a CDS encoding RsmG family class I SAM-dependent methyltransferase, which produces MTGESLESHVFNQFHFDSETINRLSEFVEVLASWNQHIRLSGYREKADIRQHLVTEPLLAAHYFGLASSLCSIVDFGSGNGSPGIIFSILYPHLRISLVERKQKKLSFLSYVISRLNLQNTTFYDNIRSALTAQQAPSSTEIWMKAVSMQSLFSELSRPENKGKSFHIKKFGEWDPVPGCQYIRKHVITSEAWSLSPIFKITVSEGLLTV
- a CDS encoding bactofilin family protein — translated: MKPMHNDSRQNNIIAFLGKETYFKGYLHFEGTVRIDGKLEGEIHSKDVLIVGEGANIKGDIKVQKVICGGNVTGTIESTEAVQLVKPSNVHADIKTPVLSIEEGVIFNGNCRMETGFTASEEVSTNESLKQK
- a CDS encoding ribonuclease III family protein, whose amino-acid sequence is MKGGALFEYRAKNLPRAPEHLIRILGLPFKPTMRIEEALTHRSASHERGRKTPIPNYERLEFLGDRVIGLIVSEYLLNTWPSASEGDIGQIFSGIVSTQTLASIARRMDLGSYMILGKGSHSSGDRENSSLLADTFESLAAAIYLEYGLETCRQVLIPWFTQPLIEIVQKIENLREVRDSSSGPVSSVIAAQPAPPRAGSLNFKLLLQKWCQSKAEELPVYQVLEEIGPAHQRRFRLGVFLKGKQLGEAEGTTKRGASVHAAKNAWERIQSGFNILGDEIQESVEGHSSSEESPLENKLENQESETQHLDYKPKDEREQVHENPEEGLEKKFDEEDSSHPDNVKQSETHTETFGLDESVMYSGITRETHKEESGG
- the mnmA gene encoding tRNA 2-thiouridine(34) synthase MnmA, coding for MKPRVLVGLSGGIDSTVSALLLKEAGFDVYGAIVEIWSENSAGGQSGDEREKPWFERACCHLPMVKFLCEEYLHIPYVRIDQKQNFQKKIVDVFREGYHNGVTPNPCTDCNAEIKIKTLIDWAEQQKISYVATGHYARNHYSVRNRLWGIAQALDRKKDQSYFLSRVPEHVLRKVLFPLGHWTKDKVREFARSKKIPVEEMVENMEACFLSAKNVTSFLKREEEAHSSGNWNVTDINGEKIGEIPTGIGLTKGQRKGIGVANSERIYVKKVDVQNKVVIMGSKKDILNRNFRIRDPLGPLFQKKITGNLFVKFRSVMEAVPCIEKGDLRFELSNENDGVTPGQIAVFYDDEQMVLGSGILEPEEEMS
- the mnmG gene encoding tRNA uridine-5-carboxymethylaminomethyl(34) synthesis enzyme MnmG, producing the protein MKIWDVVIIGGGHAGIEAAAASSRMGSETLLVTLHLDLIGQMSCNPSVGGIGKGHIVAEIEAMGGAMSKLADASGLQFKMLNTRKGYAVQALRVQCDRYRYRQQARLLLENYPNLFFRQGEVVGWKLRGSLVTSVLLHDETEIFARSFVLTTGTFLSGKLHVGERLVEGGRGGEKNASHLSSRLQGDLGLSVGRLKTGTPPRLSGKTIDFSCMDIQPGDNPPVFFSHNPDNNSFFFDGPQYPCYLTSTNHQTADIIRENLSRSPLYSGKIKGIGPRYCPSIEDKIVKFPERQSHHVFIEPEGAGVDEFYPNGISTSLPVDVQEQIVHSIPGLENAQITRPGYAVEYDFVFPDQLDLSLKVAHLDNVFLAGQINGTTGYEEAAGQGLVAGINAGLLAKGKMPWIPDRALSYIGVMIDDLVSQGVDEPYRMFTSRAENRLLIRHHNADDRMTPIGQSLGVVPESQWRIFEKKRDSFSQLKKILQSHRTDGKNFFQALKQPDVHLDDFLEHSFSDIYASWPRFWQIGFESEIKYEGYIRISEKKTQDLKGEDYPIPEGFWNSPPPGISREIFTRLVKASPRTFREAMHIRGMTPGALESLRTKLRQFR